TTGTATCTCCGTTACGAGGATTCTCTTTAATATTCCCAATTATTTCTTTTTTATCCAGCATATCTCTGAATTTTTTACTGTCAAAACCAGAGTCTGCATTGAGAAATAATCCCTTACACTTTATATCAGCATTATCGAGAAGACCGAAAATCTCTTCCAAAGTATCTTCAATATTATAAAGATCATGATGTTCACCGCTTATTGGCTTTCCCATTGAAAGCATTTGTCCCTGATTATCACAGATAAAAATACAATTACTGTCTTAGATGATTTTCTTCCCTGATAGCCTACCGATTGTCCTCCTGTTTTACTTCGGGTATGGCTTCCATCCAATTGGACACTGGAAAGATCTAATTTCCTTTTATTATTCTGGAGAAGAGAAATCCAAATTCGTTTGAAAGAACCATCTTTACTCCATTTACTGAAATAATAATAGACGAGTTGCCAGCTTATTGTTTCTTTTGAAAAGTATTCTTTAAGGCTTAATTCCCGCCATTGACAGCCCGTTTTTAATCGTTTAATAATAAGTTTAAAGATTTTTCCTAAATAAAATCTCGTGGAAAATCCTCGCTTGCCTTTGCTTAAATGAGGTAAAATCCATTTTTCCAGTTTATCTTTGCTTATGAGTTCCAGATTTTAGTTCTTTTTTTTGCAACTCTAAATTGCTAATTTTCTGGAAACTCTTTTTCTAAAAAGTTTAAACAGGTTTATTATTAAAAAATCGCCACGAATACCTAAATCTTACATTCGTGTATTCGTGGCAAGACATAATACTTTGCTATAAACAGCAATTTATTTCTATAAAGACTCTAAAAGTTCGTCTGTTATTTCCATATTGTGATATACGTTTTGTACATCATCATCTTCTTCGAAACGATCAAGCATTTTCATATTTACTTTAAATTGCTCCGCAGTGACTTCTTTTATATTATTCGGAATCCTTTGCAATTCTGCGCTCTTGGCTTCTATTTTAAGTTCATCCAATTTGTGAGATAAAGATCCAAAATCTTCAAAAGCTGTAGTAATCATTACTTCTTCATCATCTTTTTCAACATCCTCAGCTCCACCGTCAATCATTTCCATTTCAAAATCATCCCAATCCATTGTAATTTTAGCTAAATCGATTGTGAAAATTCCTTTTCTGTCGAAGATAAAAGCTAATTCACCATTCTTTCCAAGGTTACCGTCAAATTTATTGAAGATTGCTCTTACATTGGCAACCGTTCTGGTAGGATTATTGGTTGTACATTCTACAAAAAATGCAACACCTCCTTGTCCGTAACCTTCATAAGTGATCTCTTCATAGTTTTCTGCATCGGCTCCGCCAGCTTTTTTGATTGCTCTTTCAACATTGTCTTTTGGCATATTGGCACCCTTCGCATTTTGGATGCATCTTCTCAATGCAGGATTAGCTTCGGGGTCTGTTCCTCCGGCTTTTACTGCTAAAGCAATGTCTTTACCTATTTTAGAAAAAGTTTTGGCCATTTTATCCCAACGTGCCATTTTTGAGGCTTTTCTATATTCAAATGCTCTTCCCATTTTATAATTTAAATTTTGACAAAATTACTCAAAATCAACAACAAAAAAAATACCCCCAGAAACCTGGAGGTATTTATTATTTAGAAAAATTAATTATTTTTTCTTTTTAGCTGGAGCTTTTTTCTTAGCTGGAGCTTTTTTAACTGGTAAGTCAGATTTTTTGTAAGTTTCCCACTCTGATCCAGAGATAGCTCTTACAACAACTTTTCTGTCAGCTTGTCTTTCAGCATCAGAAGCCGTTTCTGGAACTTGTGCATCTTGTTCACCGATACCGATAGATTTCAATACTGATGGGTTTACACCTCTAGCTTCTAAAGCAGCAACTACTGAAGCAGCTCTTTGCTTAGATAGGTTTAAGTTATAAACATCACTACCTTTTTTGTCAGTCATACCAACAATTACAAAGTTTTGAGCTGGAGCATCTTTAATGATTTTTGCAGCTGTATCTAATTTACCACTAGATTCTTTTCTAATTGTAGCTTTGTTGAAGTCAAATAAAAGATCTTTAAATTCTCTTGTGATAACTTCTTCAATTGGTGGCTCTACAACTGGAGGAGGACATCCGTTGAATTCTGGAACACCAGGAACTGTAGGACATGCATCATCTTTATCTAAGATACCATCACCGTCTGTATCTGGCCAAGGACAACCGTTGTTTTCTGCAGGACCTGCAACTGATGGACAAGCATCATCTTTGTCGATAATACCGTCACCATCTGTATCAGGCCAAGGGCATCCACCATTCTCAACTGGACCAGCAACATCTGGACATTGATCGTCTTTATCTGGAACTCCATCACCGTCTGTATCAGGACATCCTTGGAATTCTGGTAAACCTGGTGTATCTGGACATAAATCGTCTTTATCTAAGATACCATCCTTATCTCTGTCTCTGTTTCCGAATCTAAAGTTCAAAGAAGCAGAAGCTTGCCAGAAGTTAGCATAATTAGCCTTGTCCCCTGGAGTAGAAACGTAATCACCTTGTACACCCAAACCGAAATTCTTAGTTAACCAAAAGTTAACACCTGCACCTGTAGATACAGTAAAGTGGTTAGCTTTACCCATTTCATTTCCACCATCTCCATTAGGTATCATTTCTGTAGGATTTCCGTTGATGAAAGTTTGTCTTGGGAAAGTAAGAGCAGTGTAATCATGTCTTAAATAGTTTGCACCTACTCTCAAGTAAGGATCAAACCAAGACTCTTCGTCC
Above is a genomic segment from Chryseobacterium mulctrae containing:
- a CDS encoding transposase, translating into MGKPISGEHHDLYNIEDTLEEIFGLLDNADIKCKGLFLNADSGFDSKKFRDMLDKKEIIGNIKENPRNGDTKNEKYFDDELYKRRFKIEKANAWLDSFKALLIRFETLNLTWVNLHYLAFSILFLRKIKV
- a CDS encoding transposase, translated to MELISKDKLEKWILPHLSKGKRGFSTRFYLGKIFKLIIKRLKTGCQWRELSLKEYFSKETISWQLVYYYFSKWSKDGSFKRIWISLLQNNKRKLDLSSVQLDGSHTRSKTGGQSVGYQGRKSSKTVIVFLSVIIRDKCFQWESQ
- a CDS encoding YebC/PmpR family DNA-binding transcriptional regulator, translated to MGRAFEYRKASKMARWDKMAKTFSKIGKDIALAVKAGGTDPEANPALRRCIQNAKGANMPKDNVERAIKKAGGADAENYEEITYEGYGQGGVAFFVECTTNNPTRTVANVRAIFNKFDGNLGKNGELAFIFDRKGIFTIDLAKITMDWDDFEMEMIDGGAEDVEKDDEEVMITTAFEDFGSLSHKLDELKIEAKSAELQRIPNNIKEVTAEQFKVNMKMLDRFEEDDDVQNVYHNMEITDELLESL
- a CDS encoding OmpA family protein, which encodes MKNLKLGISALALTVASTVFAQTTNNPWMIGVGAHAENHTAQRGNFSNTFSATNLTKNMFNTNNFSITPPLSKLTVARNIGKGLVIDWQTSVGNVDNKRLNMGKEFMLMTGLGFQAKAAGLIWDEESWFDPYLRVGANYLRHDYTALTFPRQTFINGNPTEMIPNGDGGNEMGKANHFTVSTGAGVNFWLTKNFGLGVQGDYVSTPGDKANYANFWQASASLNFRFGNRDRDKDGILDKDDLCPDTPGLPEFQGCPDTDGDGVPDKDDQCPDVAGPVENGGCPWPDTDGDGIIDKDDACPSVAGPAENNGCPWPDTDGDGILDKDDACPTVPGVPEFNGCPPPVVEPPIEEVITREFKDLLFDFNKATIRKESSGKLDTAAKIIKDAPAQNFVIVGMTDKKGSDVYNLNLSKQRAASVVAALEARGVNPSVLKSIGIGEQDAQVPETASDAERQADRKVVVRAISGSEWETYKKSDLPVKKAPAKKKAPAKKKK